A stretch of the Arachis stenosperma cultivar V10309 chromosome 6, arast.V10309.gnm1.PFL2, whole genome shotgun sequence genome encodes the following:
- the LOC130935594 gene encoding probable folate-biopterin transporter 6 isoform X1: MSSITTQNNDPPPPNTHFFTTKPKHNKTVILSTITQPFQWLQNLSTQLNPTFILGIFLIHGLQQGFTGSFFRVAADYYWKDIQKLQPSLVQIFAGIYFIPWVFKPLWGILTDAFPIRGYRRRPYFIGAGVIGTVSGTVLAAKGEMAAGVALACFVGVSASMAIAEVTIDACIARNSIEVRSLAPDLQSLCSFCSSFGALVGFVSSGFFVHHLGPQGSLGVVAVPPALTILLGFVIYEHRTDALHNEKKQTFLQAVEGVGTKIRMMYKTMRHPQVWKPSLYIFLSLALSVTTHEGHFYWYTDPKAGPAFSKEFVGVIYAVGAFASILGVMIYHKSLKDYPFRTLIFYAQLLYAISGVIDLFFILRWNLKVGIPDYIFVIIEESCTRITGKIKWMPMLVLSTQLCPLGIEGTFFALLMCIDSIGGLISKWGGGLLLHAVNVSRTDFTNLWFAVFVRDLLRFGTLAFVFLVPKKGQSEGLLPSELSGENVNSDGNVDEETLELVPPNVKNEV; the protein is encoded by the exons ATGTCATCAATCACTACTCAAAACAATGACCCTCCTCCTCCCAACACCCATTTCTTCACAACAAAACCCAAACATAACAAAACCGTTATCCTTTCAACCATAACTCAACCATTTCAATGGCTCCAAAACCTCTCAACGCAGCTAAACCCAACCTTCATCCTCGGAATCTTCCTCATCCACGGCCTCCAACAAGGCTTCACCGGCTCCTTCTTCCGCGTCGCCGCCGACTACTACTGGAAAGACATCCAGAAGCTCCAACCCTCACTCGTCCAAATCTTCGCCGGAATCTACTTCATCCCATGG GTATTCAAACCCCTATGGGGAATCCTCACCGATGCTTTTCCGATCAGAGGATACCGGCGGCGACCATACTTCATCGGCGCCGGAGTGATCGGTACGGTTTCGGGGACGGTGCTGGCGGCGAAAGGGGAGATGGCGGCGGGAGTGGCGCTGGCTTGCTTCGTAGGGGTTTCAGCGTCAATGGCGATTGCTGAGGTCACGATTGACGCATGTATCGCGAGGAATAGCATTGAAGTGAGATCTCTGGCGCCTGATTTGCAGAGTCTGTGTTccttttgttcttcttttgGTGCTCTCGTTGGCTTCGTTTCTAGTGGTTTTTTTGTTCATCATCTTGGACCTCAG GGATCGCTGGGTGTTGTGGCGGTTCCTCCAGCTTTAACAATTTTGCTGGGATTCGTGATTTATGAACACAGAACAGATGCCTTGCACAATGAAAAGAAACAG ACATTTTTGCAGGCAGTGGAGGGAGTAGGAACAAAAATTAGAATGATGTACAAAACAATGAGACACCCTCAAGTATGGAAGCCTTCTCTCTACATTTTTCTCTCCTTGGCTCTTAGTGTAACCACTCACGAGGGACATTTTTACTGGTACACTGATCCAAAAGCCGGCCCTGCATTCTCTAAG GAGTTTGTTGGAGTGATATATGCAGTAGGTGCATTTGCTTCAATACTTGGTGTCATGATCTACCACAAGTCTCTAAAAGACTACCCATTTAGAACCTTAATATTCTATGCACAACTTCTATATGCGATTTCTGGGGTAATAGACCTATTCTTCATCCTCCGTTGGAACCTAAAAGTTGGAATCCCTGATTACATCTTTGTGATCATAGAAGAATCATGCACAAGAATCACAGGCAAAATTAAGTGGATGCCCATGTTGGTTCTAAGCACACAATTGTGCCCTTTGGGAATTGAAGGCACATTTTTTGCATTGTTAATGTGCATTGATAGCATTGGTGGGTTAATTTCCAAATGGGGTGGAGGGTTGCTTCTTCATGCGGTTAATGTCTCTAGGACTGATTTCACTAACCTATGGTTCGCTGTGTTTGTAAGAGACTTGCTTAGATTTGGGACACtggcttttgtttttcttgtacCTAAGAAAGGTCAATCTGAGGGGTTGCTCCCTTCTGAACTTTCCGGAGAGAATGTGAATAGTGATGGCAATGTGGATGAAGAAACCTTAGAACTTGTCCCCCCCAATGTAAAAAATGAAGTATAG
- the LOC130933263 gene encoding enhancer of rudimentary homolog produces MANRHTIILMQTSPNRATRTFMDFESVAQAMDGICALYERKLKELNPAIRNLSYDIADLYNFIDGLADMSALVYDSSIHAYLPHDRQWIKQKTLQHLRKLAH; encoded by the exons ATG GCTAATCGCCACACGATTATTCTAATGCAGACCTCTCCGAACAGAGCAACTAGAACTTTCATGGATTTTGAATCAGTGGCTCAGGCCATGGATG GCATATGTGCACTGTATGAAAGAAAACTGAAGGAGTTAAACCCAGCCATCAGAAATCTTTCTTATGATATTGCAGATCTCTACAACTTCATAGATGGACTTGCAGACATGAGTGCTCTagt TTATGATAGTTCAATTCATGCTTACTTGCCGCATGATCGACAGTGGATCAAACAAAAAACCCTTCAACATTTGAGGAAGTTGGCACATTGA
- the LOC130935594 gene encoding probable folate-biopterin transporter 6 isoform X2 — MSSITTQNNDPPPPNTHFFTTKPKHNKTVILSTITQPFQWLQNLSTQLNPTFILGIFLIHGLQQGFTGSFFRVAADYYWKDIQKLQPSLVQIFAGIYFIPWVFKPLWGILTDAFPIRGYRRRPYFIGAGVIGTVSGTVLAAKGEMAAGVALACFVGVSASMAIAEVTIDACIARNSIEVRSLAPDLQSLCSFCSSFGALVGFVSSGFFVHHLGPQGSLGVVAVPPALTILLGFVIYEHRTDALHNEKKQAVEGVGTKIRMMYKTMRHPQVWKPSLYIFLSLALSVTTHEGHFYWYTDPKAGPAFSKEFVGVIYAVGAFASILGVMIYHKSLKDYPFRTLIFYAQLLYAISGVIDLFFILRWNLKVGIPDYIFVIIEESCTRITGKIKWMPMLVLSTQLCPLGIEGTFFALLMCIDSIGGLISKWGGGLLLHAVNVSRTDFTNLWFAVFVRDLLRFGTLAFVFLVPKKGQSEGLLPSELSGENVNSDGNVDEETLELVPPNVKNEV, encoded by the exons ATGTCATCAATCACTACTCAAAACAATGACCCTCCTCCTCCCAACACCCATTTCTTCACAACAAAACCCAAACATAACAAAACCGTTATCCTTTCAACCATAACTCAACCATTTCAATGGCTCCAAAACCTCTCAACGCAGCTAAACCCAACCTTCATCCTCGGAATCTTCCTCATCCACGGCCTCCAACAAGGCTTCACCGGCTCCTTCTTCCGCGTCGCCGCCGACTACTACTGGAAAGACATCCAGAAGCTCCAACCCTCACTCGTCCAAATCTTCGCCGGAATCTACTTCATCCCATGG GTATTCAAACCCCTATGGGGAATCCTCACCGATGCTTTTCCGATCAGAGGATACCGGCGGCGACCATACTTCATCGGCGCCGGAGTGATCGGTACGGTTTCGGGGACGGTGCTGGCGGCGAAAGGGGAGATGGCGGCGGGAGTGGCGCTGGCTTGCTTCGTAGGGGTTTCAGCGTCAATGGCGATTGCTGAGGTCACGATTGACGCATGTATCGCGAGGAATAGCATTGAAGTGAGATCTCTGGCGCCTGATTTGCAGAGTCTGTGTTccttttgttcttcttttgGTGCTCTCGTTGGCTTCGTTTCTAGTGGTTTTTTTGTTCATCATCTTGGACCTCAG GGATCGCTGGGTGTTGTGGCGGTTCCTCCAGCTTTAACAATTTTGCTGGGATTCGTGATTTATGAACACAGAACAGATGCCTTGCACAATGAAAAGAAACAG GCAGTGGAGGGAGTAGGAACAAAAATTAGAATGATGTACAAAACAATGAGACACCCTCAAGTATGGAAGCCTTCTCTCTACATTTTTCTCTCCTTGGCTCTTAGTGTAACCACTCACGAGGGACATTTTTACTGGTACACTGATCCAAAAGCCGGCCCTGCATTCTCTAAG GAGTTTGTTGGAGTGATATATGCAGTAGGTGCATTTGCTTCAATACTTGGTGTCATGATCTACCACAAGTCTCTAAAAGACTACCCATTTAGAACCTTAATATTCTATGCACAACTTCTATATGCGATTTCTGGGGTAATAGACCTATTCTTCATCCTCCGTTGGAACCTAAAAGTTGGAATCCCTGATTACATCTTTGTGATCATAGAAGAATCATGCACAAGAATCACAGGCAAAATTAAGTGGATGCCCATGTTGGTTCTAAGCACACAATTGTGCCCTTTGGGAATTGAAGGCACATTTTTTGCATTGTTAATGTGCATTGATAGCATTGGTGGGTTAATTTCCAAATGGGGTGGAGGGTTGCTTCTTCATGCGGTTAATGTCTCTAGGACTGATTTCACTAACCTATGGTTCGCTGTGTTTGTAAGAGACTTGCTTAGATTTGGGACACtggcttttgtttttcttgtacCTAAGAAAGGTCAATCTGAGGGGTTGCTCCCTTCTGAACTTTCCGGAGAGAATGTGAATAGTGATGGCAATGTGGATGAAGAAACCTTAGAACTTGTCCCCCCCAATGTAAAAAATGAAGTATAG